A window of Mytilus edulis chromosome 10, xbMytEdul2.2, whole genome shotgun sequence contains these coding sequences:
- the LOC139492152 gene encoding uncharacterized protein, giving the protein MDFAGKVDYQYLHILENSVTIFWSIPQHPNGIVAGYTLTFWSNNEKTSIKFTCVDCPSANDCSYLSHQQMKSETFTGSTIFNDINSTISFKWRQTKFIFTIDNLQQYSNYSFTLWTSTKEGNGPAFSSSFKTVKGHTPESCGPIIAGAVVGSIVGTVIILVIGRLVYRCAFGKLAFSREEMAKESKGGFKLKARNKLEQMFVNDSLNIQYA; this is encoded by the exons ATGGACT TTGCGGGAAAAGTGGATTACCAATATTTGCATATATTGGAAAATTCAGTAACAATATTCTGGTCAATACCTCAGCACCCAAATGGAATAGTTGCTGGATACACATTAACGTTTTGGTCTAACAATGAAAAAACTTCTATCAAGTTTACCTGTGTTGATTGTCCTAGTGCAAATGATTGTAGTTATCTTAGTCATCAACag ATGAAGTCAGAAACTTTTACAGGCAGTACTATTTTTAATGATATCAACAGCACTATTTCATTCAAATGGCGACAAACAAAGTTCATATTTACAATTGACAACCTTCAGCAATATAGTAATTACTCGTTCACCCTATGGACATCTACAAAAGAAGGAAATGGACCAGCATTTTCTTCATCGTTTAAAACAGTAAAAG gtCACACACCTGAATCTTGTGGACCAATAATTGCAGGAGCTGTTGTTGGCAGTATCGTTGGAACAGTTATTATATTGGTAATTGGAAGACTTGTTTACAGATG TGCTTTTGGAAAGTTAGCATTTTCTAGAGAAGAGATGGCTAAAGAATCCAAAGGGGGATTTAAACTCAAAGCAAGAAATAAACTGGAACAAATGTTTGTAAATGATAGCTTAAATATACAATATGCTTAG
- the LOC139492151 gene encoding uncharacterized protein has protein sequence MDHYTRERDSARMYEKRRYRREVNMNDSKLTDKPNVFPSKENFLQERCLTDCKSTIPPKSNIKLGGLCTELNDHCSDTDAKCVDDGGGFFTCRCKPDFRQINGTCIHLIPIGGLCMGFKYLCEDINAHCIADGGGVFTCQCKETFQPSNDPAICTSSQSKLRHNSTHIPLYGECSHSNDTCADSDAVCINEDDDPHGGEHNYMCQCKYDFIEIKGTCVKLIPIDGLCLGFENLGLCADSNAHCTDDGGGSLTCQCRKPFVPANGKCKQIIPVGDRCIGLEPLCADSNAHCVYDGGAGLKCKCRDPFTPANGTCIQVVSTTTMKTTQPTTITLILLGEFCYPGWSSGVCSDPNSRCLGSGEEVYFCSCISGYHGVNGTCVLNQDVTTMKTPLSTTVTLIPLDGFCYPDLSTGNCSDAHSRCVDGGEEIFICSCLSGYHDINGTCVVVQGSTVNHVTTSSKTIIHMKTTVASTVPTTQVNPPKFSLDTVHATSSIQGRILHPQNFTNTAVTILVDGKPTSKIHIYGTYFSINHLSPGICYTVQLALVVNSVSRRSEVQTRCTYPDAPNNVKLLQQTTAKIALNITKGLGNFDHFIVYVNGKQQGTTQNSTGSFIYYVVNGLDAGMSYTMYVVAVANGLRSAASNSLQTHTNPVPPSKIVTIRHDDSTIDVNIFKGSGHADYYNVYLNDRKVKQLVVSTSTINTVLCHIDGLSPHTLYSIYVIAVSNGFNSTRSRELHIQTDVAASNSQLSAGVIAGISVACIVGTCLLLVISWFVIRPKLLQRRSDQQILLGSNNLFNMKDDRL, from the exons TTACAGATTGTAAATCAACTATACCTCCTAAATCCA ATATAAAGCTTGGTGGTCTATGTACGGAACTAAATGATCACTGCTCAGATACTGATGCTAAATGTGTTGACGATGGCGGAGGATTCTTTACATGCCGGTGTAAGCCCGACTTTCGTCAAATAAATGGAACATGTATTCATC TGATTCCTATTGGTGGTCTGTGTATGGGATTTAAGTATCTGTGTGAAGATATAAATGCACACTGTATTGCCGATGGTGGAGGTGTTTTCACGTGTCAATGCAAAGAAACGTTCCAGCCCTCCAATG ATCCAGCAATATGTACAAGTTCTCAATCAAAACTGCGGCACAATTCAACAC ATATACCACTCTATGGTGAATGTTCTCATTCAAATGACACCTGTGCCGATAGTGATGCTGTATGTATAAATGAAGATGACGATCCTCATGGCGGTGAACACAATTATATGTGTCAGTGTAAATACGACTTTATAGAAATAAAAGGAACTTGTGTTAAAT TGATCCCTATTGATGGTTTGTGTTTAGGATTTGAGAATCTCGGGCTCTGTGCCGATAGTAATGCCCATTGTACAGATGATGGTGGAGGGAGTTTGACATGTCAGTGTAGAAAACCATTTGTACCTGCCAATGGTAAATGTAAACAAA TTATTCCTGTTGGTGATCGTTGTATAGGATTAGAGCCTCTCTGTGCCGATAGTAACGCCCATTGTGTGTATGATGGCGGAGCGGGGTTGAAGTGTAAGTGTAGAGATCCATTTACACCTGCGAATGGTACTTGTATTCAAG TCGTCAGCACAACGACAATGAAGACGACACAACCAACAACAATAACAT TAATTCTATTGGGCGAATTTTGTTACCCGGGATGGTCATCTGGAGTGTGTTCCGATCCGAATTCTCGTTGCTTAGGATCAGGAGAGGAAGTGTATTTCTGCTCATGTATTTCTGGATACCATGGCGTAAATGGAACTTGTGTTTTAAATCAAG ACGTTACGACAATGAAAACGCCACTATCAACAACAGTAACAT TAATTCCATTGGACGGattttgttacccggatttgtcaACTGGAAATTGTTCTGATGCGCATTCCCGCTGCGTGGATGGAGGAGAGGAAATATTCATCTGTTCATGTTTATCGGGATATCATGACATAAATGGAACTTGTGTTGTAGTTCAAG gttCTACAGTGAACCATGTTACAACATCGTCCAAAACAATTATCCATATGAAGACGACGGTGGCTTCTACTGTACCAACAA CACAAGTTAATCCTCCAAAATTTAGTTTAGACACAGTTCATGCAACTTCATCCATTCAAGGAAGGATTTTGCATccacaaaattttacaaatactGCTGTCACAATATTAGTTGACGGTAAACCGACATCCAAAATTCACATTTATGGAACTTATTTTTCCATCAACCATCTTTCTCCTGGTATCTGTTATACCGTACAACTTGCTTTGGTAGTCAATTCAGTAAGCAGGAGATCAGAGGTACAAACAAGATGTACAT ATCCTGATGCTCCGAATAATGTAAAATTACTACAACAAACTACAGCAAAAATCGCACTCAACATTACAAAAGGATTAGGGAATTTTGACCATTTTATAGTTTACGTGAATGGAAAACAACAGGGCACAACACAAAATTCGACAGGGTCGTTCATATATTACGTTGTAAATGGTTTAGATGCCGGAATGTCTTACACGATGTATGTGGTAGCAGTGGCCAATGGGTTACGTAGTGCAGCATCTAATTCACTGCAAACACATACAA ATCCGGTTCCACCTTCAAAGATAGTGACGATAAGACATGATGACAGTACCATTGATGTCAACATCTTCAAAGGCTCTGGCCATGCCGACTATTACAACGTTTATTTGAATGACAGGAAGGTCAAACAACTCGTAGTATCTACATCCACAATTAATACAGTACTTTGTCATATAGATGGTCTAAGTCCACATACATTGTATAGTATCTATGTTATAGCTGTATCAAACGGGTTTAATAGCACACGTTCACGGGAACTGCATATTCAAACAG ATGTAGCGGCATCAAATTCTCAATTGTCGGCAGGTGTGATTGCTGGTATCTCAGTTGCTTGTATTGTAGGAACATGTTTACTATTAGTAATATCGTGGTTTGTTATCAGACCTAAACTTCTACAAAGACGATCAG ATCAACAGATCTTACTTGGAAG CAACAATTTATTTAACATGAAAGACGATCGATTATGA